The following are encoded together in the Arthrobacter sp. Y-9 genome:
- the purU gene encoding formyltetrahydrofolate deformylase, with protein MEAPTSYTLTLSCPDRPGIVHAVSGALLTVGCNIADSQQYGSVTTGTFFMRVEVTTSAGAEAVRAAIAPVADAFGMRWDVHPVGRKVRTLVLCSTAAHCLNDLLFLHRSGTLPIEIPAIVSNHTDLAPLAEFYGIPFHHIPVTADTKADAERQLLEIIEKEEIELTVLARYMQILSNDLCRELEGRAINIHHSFLPSFKGAKPYHQAHKRGVKLIGATAHYVTADLDEGPIIEQEVIRVSHARTAEEFVQMGRDVEGRTLAQAVQWHAEHRVLLDGTRTVVFN; from the coding sequence ATTGAAGCGCCTACGTCATACACGCTGACCCTGTCCTGCCCCGACCGCCCCGGCATCGTCCATGCCGTCTCCGGTGCCCTCCTGACCGTCGGATGCAACATCGCCGACTCGCAGCAGTACGGCAGCGTCACCACCGGCACGTTCTTCATGCGGGTGGAGGTCACGACGTCGGCGGGAGCCGAAGCGGTCCGCGCGGCGATCGCCCCGGTGGCCGACGCCTTCGGGATGCGCTGGGATGTGCACCCGGTCGGCCGGAAGGTGCGCACGCTCGTGCTGTGCTCGACGGCGGCCCACTGCCTCAACGACCTGCTCTTCCTCCACCGTTCCGGGACTCTGCCCATCGAGATCCCGGCGATCGTGTCCAACCACACGGATCTGGCCCCGCTCGCCGAGTTCTACGGCATCCCGTTCCACCACATCCCCGTCACCGCGGACACGAAGGCCGACGCCGAACGGCAGCTGCTGGAGATCATCGAGAAGGAGGAGATCGAGCTGACCGTCCTGGCCCGCTACATGCAGATCCTCTCGAACGACCTCTGCCGCGAGCTCGAGGGCCGCGCGATCAACATCCACCACTCCTTCCTCCCGTCCTTCAAGGGCGCCAAGCCGTACCACCAGGCGCACAAGCGAGGCGTGAAGCTCATCGGCGCCACGGCCCACTACGTGACCGCCGACCTCGACGAGGGCCCGATCATCGAGCAGGAGGTGATCCGCGTCAGCCACGCCCGCACGGCCGAGGAGTTCGTGCAGATGGGCCGCGACGTCGAGGGCCGCACCCTGGCTCAGGCCGTCCAGTGGCACGCGGAGCACCGGGTCCTCCTCGACGGCACCCGGACCGTGGTGTTCAACTAG
- the glyA gene encoding serine hydroxymethyltransferase, which produces MTSVPAQESVSNLPLAEVDPEIAAVLERELNRQRTYLEMIASENFVPVSVLQSQGSVLTNKYAEGYPGRRYYGGCEEVDVAESLAIERAKALFGAEFANVQPHSGATANAAVLHAIARPGDTLLGLSLDHGGHLTHGMKINFSGRLFNIVAYGVDPETSLVDMEEVRRLALEHKPKVIIAGWSAYPRQLDFAAFREIADEVGAYLWVDMAHFAGLVAAGVHPNPVPHAHVVSSTVHKTIGGPRSGFILTNDADLAKKINSAVFPGQQGGPLMHVIAAKATAFKIAGTPEFKDRQERTLRGAAILADRLNQQDVKDAGIAVRSGGTDVHLVLVDLRDAAIDGKQAEDLLHEAHITVNRNAVPNDPRPPMVTSGLRIGTSALATRGFGDAEFTEVADVIALALLPGADIDALRARVDVLASAFPLYPGLSQ; this is translated from the coding sequence GTGACCTCTGTACCCGCGCAGGAATCCGTCAGCAACCTTCCGCTGGCTGAAGTCGACCCGGAAATCGCCGCCGTCCTCGAGCGTGAGCTGAATCGCCAGCGCACCTACCTCGAGATGATCGCCTCTGAGAACTTCGTCCCCGTGTCCGTGCTCCAGTCCCAGGGCTCGGTGCTGACCAACAAGTACGCGGAGGGTTACCCCGGACGCCGCTACTACGGCGGCTGTGAGGAAGTCGACGTCGCCGAGTCGCTGGCCATCGAGCGCGCCAAGGCCCTCTTCGGCGCCGAGTTCGCCAACGTCCAGCCGCACTCCGGCGCCACCGCCAACGCGGCCGTCCTGCACGCGATCGCCCGCCCCGGCGACACCCTCCTCGGCCTGTCCCTGGATCACGGCGGTCACCTGACCCACGGCATGAAGATCAACTTCTCCGGCCGCCTGTTCAACATCGTGGCCTACGGCGTGGACCCCGAGACCTCCCTCGTGGACATGGAGGAGGTCCGCCGCCTCGCCCTGGAGCACAAGCCGAAGGTGATCATCGCCGGGTGGTCCGCCTACCCGCGTCAGCTCGACTTCGCCGCTTTCCGTGAGATCGCGGACGAGGTCGGCGCCTACCTCTGGGTGGACATGGCCCACTTCGCCGGCCTCGTCGCGGCCGGCGTGCACCCTAACCCGGTCCCGCACGCCCACGTGGTGTCCTCCACCGTGCACAAGACCATCGGCGGCCCGCGTTCCGGCTTCATCCTGACGAACGACGCCGATCTCGCCAAGAAGATCAACTCCGCCGTCTTCCCGGGCCAGCAGGGCGGCCCGCTCATGCACGTGATCGCTGCGAAGGCCACCGCCTTCAAGATCGCCGGCACCCCGGAGTTCAAGGACCGTCAGGAGCGCACCCTGCGCGGCGCCGCGATCCTCGCCGACCGCCTCAACCAGCAGGACGTCAAGGACGCCGGCATCGCCGTCCGCTCCGGCGGCACCGATGTGCACCTGGTCCTGGTGGACCTCCGTGACGCCGCGATCGACGGCAAGCAGGCCGAGGACCTCCTCCACGAGGCCCACATCACGGTCAACCGCAACGCCGTCCCGAACGACCCGCGCCCGCCGATGGTCACCTCCGGCCTGCGTATCGGCACCTCCGCCCTGGCCACCCGTGGCTTCGGCGACGCCGAGTTCACCGAGGTCGCGGATGTGATCGCGCTTGCGCTGCTCCCCGGCGCCGACATCGACGCCCTGCGTGCCCGCGTGGACGTCCTCGCCTCGGCCTTCCCGCTGTACCCCGGCCTCTCTCAGTGA
- a CDS encoding bifunctional methylenetetrahydrofolate dehydrogenase/methenyltetrahydrofolate cyclohydrolase produces the protein MTAKILDGRKASAEIKQELTERVAALKERGVVPGIATVLVGADPASQLYVSMKHKQSKAIGMNSIQKELPADATQEQVEALIDELNADPTCHGYIVQLPLPKHLDTDAILERIDPAKDADGLHPTNLGRLVLNVNNPIDTPLPCTPRGVIELLLRNDYDLKGKHVVVVGRGVTIGRSIGLLLTRREINATVTLTHTGTTNMSELLRQADVIVGAAGVRHIVKASDVKPGAALLDVGVTRETDPETGKSRVYGDIEPAAAEVAGWISPNPGGVGPMTVALLMTNVVEAAERAAAHA, from the coding sequence ATGACCGCGAAGATTCTGGACGGCCGGAAGGCCTCCGCTGAGATCAAGCAGGAGCTCACGGAACGCGTGGCCGCTCTCAAGGAGCGCGGCGTCGTCCCGGGCATCGCCACCGTGCTGGTGGGCGCCGATCCGGCGTCCCAGCTGTACGTGTCGATGAAGCACAAGCAGTCCAAGGCGATCGGGATGAATTCGATCCAGAAGGAGCTGCCGGCCGATGCCACCCAGGAGCAGGTCGAGGCCCTCATCGATGAACTCAATGCGGACCCCACCTGCCACGGGTACATCGTTCAGCTCCCGCTGCCGAAGCACCTGGACACGGACGCGATCCTGGAACGGATCGATCCGGCCAAGGACGCGGACGGCCTGCACCCCACGAACCTGGGGCGCCTGGTCCTGAACGTGAACAACCCCATCGACACCCCGCTTCCGTGCACCCCGCGCGGCGTGATCGAACTGCTGCTGCGGAACGATTACGACCTCAAGGGCAAGCACGTGGTGGTGGTCGGGCGCGGTGTCACGATCGGCCGGTCCATCGGGCTGCTGCTCACCCGTCGCGAGATCAACGCCACGGTGACCCTGACCCACACGGGCACCACGAACATGTCGGAACTGCTGCGCCAGGCCGATGTGATCGTGGGCGCCGCGGGCGTGCGGCACATCGTCAAGGCGTCCGACGTCAAGCCGGGCGCGGCCCTGCTGGATGTCGGCGTGACCCGCGAGACGGACCCGGAGACCGGCAAGAGCCGCGTCTACGGTGACATCGAGCCCGCCGCCGCCGAGGTGGCCGGGTGGATCTCCCCGAACCCGGGTGGCGTGGGTCCCATGACGGTGGCCCTGCTCATGACCAATGTGGTGGAGGCGGCGGAGCGCGCGGCAGCGCACGCCTGA
- a CDS encoding DUF5937 family protein — protein MDRNIVTFRLGLEDVASLRFGISPGHELAAAVRLVQTAQSRPLHWGWLREARQSVPQEAFGLLALLIAPQGYFPDFLTGPPGPDLTPAEELATLRSTPPEVAAHQLRKVLRLAEGPRHAAVERMAERPTLALGRIAEAWSAVWDALLEPQWPQIRRLLLADISHRTGVMAGHGAGTMVGGLHDRVSWRPGEVRVRMNAWQEEVDCRGQGLLLAPSVLSSPWCSVLTEAPVQPTVFYPVLGLSPEWHRSGTPSDGRALARLLGTGRATVLSVLDGLRNTSDVARLCGIAPSTAVHHLAALRDAGLVSSTRRGAAVEHQRTALGDALLFTAGSAGPRERDPAPKGR, from the coding sequence ATGGATCGAAACATCGTGACATTCCGGCTCGGGCTGGAGGATGTCGCATCCCTGAGATTCGGCATCTCGCCGGGGCACGAACTCGCCGCGGCGGTCCGTCTGGTGCAGACGGCTCAGTCCCGGCCGCTGCATTGGGGCTGGCTCCGGGAAGCGCGGCAGTCCGTGCCGCAGGAGGCGTTCGGGCTCCTGGCGCTCCTCATCGCGCCGCAGGGGTACTTCCCGGACTTCCTCACCGGCCCGCCGGGTCCCGACCTCACCCCGGCCGAGGAACTCGCCACGCTCCGGTCCACTCCCCCGGAGGTCGCAGCGCATCAGCTGCGCAAGGTCCTGCGTCTCGCGGAAGGGCCCCGGCACGCCGCGGTGGAACGGATGGCCGAGCGCCCCACTCTCGCACTGGGACGCATCGCGGAGGCCTGGTCCGCGGTGTGGGACGCGCTGCTGGAGCCGCAGTGGCCGCAGATCCGCCGGCTCCTGCTCGCCGACATCTCCCACCGGACCGGCGTCATGGCCGGACACGGAGCGGGAACGATGGTCGGAGGCCTCCACGACCGCGTGTCCTGGCGGCCTGGCGAGGTCCGCGTGCGGATGAACGCCTGGCAGGAGGAGGTGGACTGCCGCGGGCAGGGGCTGCTGCTGGCGCCCTCGGTGCTGTCGAGCCCGTGGTGTTCGGTCCTCACGGAGGCTCCCGTGCAGCCCACCGTGTTCTATCCGGTCCTCGGCCTCTCACCGGAGTGGCATCGGTCCGGCACCCCGTCCGACGGCCGGGCGCTCGCCCGTCTGCTGGGCACGGGACGGGCCACGGTCCTCAGCGTCCTCGACGGCCTGCGGAACACCAGCGATGTAGCACGCCTGTGCGGAATAGCGCCGTCGACGGCGGTCCACCACCTCGCCGCCCTGCGCGACGCCGGGCTGGTGAGCAGCACACGACGGGGCGCCGCCGTCGAACACCAGAGGACCGCCCTGGGCGACGCACTGCTGTTCACGGCCGGTTCCGCGGGTCCCCGCGAACGCGACCCCGCGCCGAAGGGGCGATGA
- a CDS encoding cupin domain-containing protein has protein sequence MPEEDEIDAESMVLLEPGSLTLPGGTAERFEGGDFGVGLSYFLVRTPPGKGPAVHRHPYVEAWLMLEGEATFHLDDGDRPVGAGSTVIVPAGRWHGFTNHGQVPLLMVCLHDSPRIIQEFRDQDG, from the coding sequence GTGCCTGAGGAGGACGAGATTGACGCGGAGAGCATGGTGCTGCTGGAGCCCGGCAGCCTCACCTTGCCGGGCGGGACGGCGGAACGGTTCGAAGGCGGGGACTTCGGGGTGGGTCTCTCCTACTTCCTCGTCCGGACCCCTCCGGGGAAGGGCCCCGCCGTGCACCGGCACCCCTACGTGGAGGCCTGGCTGATGCTGGAAGGCGAAGCGACCTTCCACCTCGACGACGGCGACCGCCCTGTGGGCGCCGGATCCACGGTGATCGTCCCGGCAGGGCGCTGGCACGGTTTCACGAATCACGGCCAGGTCCCGCTGCTGATGGTCTGCCTGCATGACTCACCGCGGATCATCCAGGAGTTCCGGGACCAGGACGGGTAA
- a CDS encoding DUF4287 domain-containing protein: MSFQAYLDAIEDKTGKTPRQLVEEAEAKGFGEAGVKAGVVLEWLKDEYGLGRGHGMALVHVLKNGPTISDKHVGSGGTHADASTELWLDGKASKPQP; encoded by the coding sequence ATGTCATTTCAGGCATATCTCGACGCGATCGAGGACAAGACCGGCAAGACCCCGCGGCAGCTGGTCGAGGAGGCCGAGGCCAAGGGCTTCGGCGAGGCGGGGGTGAAAGCGGGCGTGGTTCTCGAGTGGCTCAAGGACGAGTACGGCCTGGGGCGCGGGCATGGCATGGCGCTGGTTCACGTCCTGAAGAACGGACCCACCATCAGCGACAAACACGTGGGCAGTGGCGGCACCCATGCCGACGCGTCGACGGAACTGTGGCTCGACGGCAAGGCGAGCAAACCACAGCCGTGA